The DNA segment atctgatttCCTGTACTGTTGTCTTTTGCAGGTAATTTCTGCTCGTCTGTCTCAGGGTGagcagaggaagagagagagggagagacacAGACAGTCgtctatctttctctctctctctctttctccctcttcACCTGCGGCCGCATCAGCAGCGTCTCAGTAAGGCTCTGCTCTGCTTTCTCTGGCGCAGCTTCTGTCCAAACAATGACGTCACCCCCATCGCCACTGGCCTCCCCGTCCCCGTGCCCACCTCCCCCTCCCTCTCTCCCATCCTCCCCCACGCCCTCCTCTCCCGCCCCGTCCTCGCTCCCCCTGCCGCCCGCTCTGCCGCCCACCGGAGAGGTCATGATTCTGGCTCTGGGCCGTAAGAAGCAGCGGCTCCTCATCGCTCTCTCCATTCTGCCCAGCCTCTTCCTGGCGTTCCTGCTGTCCTCTGACCCGCTCCTGACCCTGGACTTACCCTTCCACTGTCATCTCCCGGGACCCTCGCCCACTCCTCAGGTGGCCAACGCCTCCTTGAGAGCGGAGAAAGGAGACCAAGAGCTGCCCCAGTGCAAGCAGTACATCAACGGCACGTCGTCGGGTGTGAAGGACTGTGACGCGGGATACGACTACAACGTCACCGAAGGGCTGGCCAATAATATCGTCAGAGAGGTGGGGCGACACATTTGAACGAATGAGTTTATTAATACATCCAGAATATTTTCCAGatatttttgaagtttaaataCTTTCTGCTACCATTTTAATGTTCAGACTGAAGAtatttagcagaatgttcacGCTGTACTTGTATGTTGAGTGTGAGTTTGTGCTAATGAGGTTTTAGTCTGACTGACAGAATGTCTTGTTGCTTATCATGGGTAGTCAATCTCAGATTTGCTTGAAAtagatttattgtttgttatatGTTCATCTGAGCGTGACGCGTGTCAGCGTGTCTCTTCATGTCTGTCAAGCTCTGTGACTTCTGCACTCATCAGATTCCTCTCTGTGACGCTTTTTAACTAATGTGTTCGTAATTAAAGTTTTAGTGAATGAAAGTTAGTTCACACTTTCATTTGTTCATGCTGTTAGTGTGGGCTGACGTTCTCCACCCTGAAGACTAGTCGTGTGTACAGTAGAACTGGTTTGGTCACATTTCAGCTGACTAACTCTTTTGTGTGTACCATGTGCTTCTGTCATTATTTTGCAACTGTTTGGTCACATGACATCTGACTCATTCatgtgtaattttaaaatgcatgtgatATTAGtgttatttgtacatttgtgaAAATCTACTATTTGTGAcccagaccacaaaaccagtcataagggtcaattttttgaaactgagatttatacattatttgaaagctgaataaataaactttccactgatgtatggatttgttagaataggacaatatttggccgagatacaactattagaacatctggaatctgagggtgcaaaacagtcttaatattgagaaaatcgcctttaatgttgtccaaattaagttcttttattttgatatatgtatGGTAGGATATTtacgaaatatcttcatggagcatgatctttacttaatatcctgatgatttttggcataaaagaaatatcaataattttgacccatacaatgtattattggctattgctacaaatatacctgtgcaacattgttttcatttatttatttatttatttatttatgtatttttatttcagatagctaacaaggcaacatttctgtttttctatttaagtttttttatctaatatttaattttattttaaaaatatttcagtactacagttactaaaataatttccgtttttctatatagctttaatttatattttagtttcagATTTAGTACTTAAGTACTTgaatgatttcatttagttgcttaatgtttttaatccaatattaatatttaattttatttaaatgcatttttataatgtaaagtgatttgtttattttatttatttattttttaatattaatattaaatagttattattataaaatggcATAGTTCCGattcttgattctgattggttgagccgcgtTCGAGGCTGTTgcaaattactctacaaacatacacctttgtttacgtttgtgtgttgctcggcaaccactttgtttcTGAGGAGCTACATTgttttggtggaagaataatgtttttagtactgttacattttatttgctgttttattttgtgaaacctttttacatatatgaaataaccgttttctaaaAGCAATAACCCccaagaagccatggtttacagtgaatttataacagcttcgCGTTACgcctaacaacgccccttagctgttataaattcactgtaaaccacagcttcttgagggttattgctttattttatttcagttttattcaatatgatacttcaaattaaactaatttagtttttgttttttttttctagtttttgtTTAAGATTAATAACaatttgtaatagttttagttcACTCACTGTTCACAAATGTTCAGAATGACCAAACATGAAGTGAAACTGAAGCTTGTTTGCGTTTGCTGCTTTAGCATGGAAGAAAGAAGAAACTCATGCTTCTTTAAAATTCACAGTGTTCTTTCTTAAGAACAGGAAGTCTTTTTAAAATGGCTAATTGTGTTTGCCTGCTGTCTTCCTGTCTGTTCTGTCCTGACTTCCTGTTGTACCCAGTGGGATCTAGTATGTTCGCGGTACTGGCTGGTTCCAGTAGAGGAGGTGTGCTTCATTCTGGGGACGCTGACGGGCTGTCTGGGTTTGGGCTACATGGCTGACCGGTGAGAAACCGTCCATTcgtctttttttagtttttatttatttccatcaTTTCAGAGTTTATCGAGCTGTCTGGTGTGTTTCAGGCTGGGCAGGCACAAGTCTCTGATGGTCTCTCTGATGTTGGCGGTGGTGTTCGGAGTTCTGGTGTGTGTCTCGCCCTCACCGCCCGTCTTCATCACCATGCGCTTCTGTCTGGCCGCGGCGAGCGCCGGCGTCTACCTCACGCTGTACGTCACACGTAAGTCAAACACCACACAGATAAACATCAGCACAGAGTGATGATGTTATGGTCTCAGTGTTTTCGCCTTGTTTACAGTAGAAACATTCTTAAACCAAGACGTCTTCAGATGTCTTCTGACTCCATTCGCAGACATTTTTCATTCACGTTTCTCGTTTGGTAGGTCTGGAACTGTGTGACCCGTCCCTGCGGCTGCTGGCGACGATGATGTCCGGTCTGACCGTGTTTGCGGGCGAGCTCCTGCTCCTGGCCGTGGCCCTCGGCTGTGGCTCCTGGAGGGGCCTGTTAGGAACCGGAGCTGCTCCTCTGTCCTTGTTCCTGTGCTACGGGTTAGTCCATGAAAATCATGTGGTTTTTGGTTTGTATACTTGATGTGTCACTATTAAAGGTGCACTGGTTAGAACGTTTGAGGGAGATAGTTAAGTCTGCTTTGCATTGACTTGGAaatgaacccatgaccttgccGCTGCAAACATCATGCTCAACTATTTGAGCTCCAGGAATTCACAAGACAATATTCAGAGCATCACAGCAATTCATTTCTATGGCCTcaaacacactctctctcaGCGATCCTTAACGAGTGTCCTAATATTGGTAAATGTTTccaaggtcaaaaaacattgtaattttcccagaatatacatttacacacactcatttataaaatgatttcaaaacagTTTGTTCAAACCAGCTTTGAGCGTAGTGTCTGTAAACCCCTTCCTTCCATAAGCCTGCTctgttctgattggtcagctggccaagcctgttgtgattggCACAGAGAGGAGTACTCGAGCAAGTCTGCGGTTGTTTTAGCCCCTGTTTAGCCCCTCATatgtgaatttaccaggggaaccttgacaaaaagtgtgtattttacacGCCAGCACGTGACTTTTAATGGGGGAACCCCTCGAAACGCAACTGGTGttgttgtgaaaatctggcaaccctgatgcACCTGTACATGaaacaataatatagtgctTCAATCCATTCAACACAGTTTGTAAAGCAAAATATGTCTAAgttacattctttattattaaacgaAGTAATTAAAACAACGTCAGTCTATATAAATCAACACATTTTTAGGAAATAGTGGGTTCACAGCAAATTAATAGaactatttcagtaagacaGTAATATCGTGATCATTTGTCAAAGATTTCAAAACGATTAATTCGAACCAGCTTTGGGCAtaatgtctgtaaacccctttcttccataagcctactgtgttctgattggtcagctggcctagcctgttgtgattggcacagagaggagtacatctgtgttgccaagtccgcggttgtttttgatgtctgcgggttgaagcgaccctaataataatatttagccccttgaatgcgaatttaccaggggacccCTGACAaaaagtgtgtattttacacTCCGGAATGCGATTTTTTTTAACGGTTGATCCCCTCAAAACGCGACTTGCAATTGGCtgggttttgttttgaaaacctggcaaccctgatgcacctttacataaaacaataataaagtgCTCCAGtctgttcttaaaataatgacataaaaacattttatgcaaGCAAATCTTGCCCACAAGCTAAAgttaatggtggatattttggcCGAGTGCTAACGTAAATAACTATGTTATTTACAGTacatctgtgttgccaagtctgcggttgttttttaaagtgaccCCAATgacatcatatttagcccctggaatgcaaatttaccaggAGAACCCTGACAAAAAGCATGTATTTTACACTGTGGAATGCCATTTTTAATGGGGGCCCCAAcacgattgtttttttttttttgtgaaaaactgGCAACGCTGATGCTTAAAGagcattgtaatttttttgagaatatacatttacacagtAATTTGTAAAGTGATTTCGAAACAGTTTGAACCAGCTTTGAGCGTAATGTCTGTAAACCCTCtcttccataagcctactctgttctgattggtcagctggccaagcctgttgtgattggcacagagaggagtacatctgtgttgccaagtccgcggttgtttttgatgtccgcgggttAAAGCGACCCCAGTGACATCATGTTTAGTCCCTGGAATGCAAacttaccaggggaaccctggcaaaaagtgtgtattttacaccctGAAGTGCAATTGGGCTTTTGAGTACCaactgggtgggttttgttgtgaaaacctggcaaccctgatgcacctgtacataaaacaataatatagtgctCCAGTCCGttcataaaataatgacataaaaacattttatgcaaGCAAATCATGCCCATAAGCTAAAGTGTACTTGCTAAGctgtaaacacaaaacaaaacaatgatgGATATGTTAGCCGAGCGCTAACGtgactaactgatgaaacaacACAGTTAAGACATTAATATTGTGATCATTTGTCAAAGATTTCGAAACGGTTCGTTCGAACCAGCTTTGAGCATAATGTCTGTAAGCTCTGCTCTgactggtcagctggccaagcctgttgtgattggCACAGAGCAAGTTAGCGAGTGCTaccatctgtgttgccaagtATGCGGATGTTTTTGTTGCctgcgggttgaagcaacccaaataacatcatatttagccccagaatgcaaatttaccaagggaaccctgacaaaaagtgtgtattttacacCTCGAAATGTGAGTGGGATAgttttgtggggtttttttgtgaaaacctggcaaccctgatgcacctgtacataaaacaataataaagtgCTCCAATccgttcttaaaataaaaacataaaaacattttaacacttATGTAAGCGAATCATGCCCACAAGCTAAAGTTTACCAGCtaaactataaaaacaaaacaaaacaataatggtggaCACGTTAGCTGAGTGCTAACGtgactaactgatgaaacaacagagtttgtaaaccaaaatatgtctaagcctactctgctctgactTGTCAGCTGGTCAAGCCTGTTTTGATTGATGCAGAAAGGAGTGCTCAAACAAGTTAGCGAGGGCTaccatctgtgttgccaagtctgcggttgtttttgatgtctgcgggttgaagcgaccccaataacgtcatatttaggccctggaatgcaaatttaccaggggaaccctgacaaaaagtgtttgttttacaCGTGGGAACACGATTTTTAATGGTTGACCCCCCTAGCCTAGTGGCTAGTTCTGAGTAGCAATTAAGTGGGTTTTTtgcgaaaacctggcaaccctgatgcacctttacataaaacaataatatagtgctccaatccattcttaaaataatgacataataaCATTTTGTGTAACACTTATGCAAGCAAATCATACCTacagctaaagtttagctgctaaaccgtaaacacaaaacaaaacaatgatgGCGGATAATggtttgtaaaccaaaatatgtctaagttacattctttttttattaaacaaagtatTTAGAACAAcgacagtctacattaatcagcaatgaaaacaaaacaaacttatctttataatgcacttttttgaaTAACAACTTTGCAAACTGTTTACTTTGAAGGATAGCTATGTTACAAAcacatatgacctgctctttaatgttaatgttgatGCCTGAAACCAGTTCTATGAGCTGCTTTgtgaaaaacacacatgcagGTGATTCATTTGATCCATAACATAAACAGAGTTTCGTGCAGGTCAGGCCGCCAGCGCTGTGGATAGTATTTCTTCCCTTATTAAACTGGCTGAGCATCAACAGTGTAGCATCTGGGAGCCGGAAGCTTCTCAACACTTCATCAGCCTAAATGCAAAGCGACTGCTCCTTTGGCATCATTCAGAAATATTGATCTGAAATTCCCAGTGAAGCTTCAGAGCTTCGAGTGCAGCCAGCGCGCATTAGCGCTTGTTAGTAAAGATGAATCACCTTGGTTTCTATGACTACCAGACCGTCCCGCCAGTGCCGCATTGTCGCTTCTCCCAGTTGTGCTGTTTGTTGAGCAGATCATCCTATTAATGCATGAAGCTGCACTTCTAGCTGCCATTTAAAGAGacgtttgtttgtctgtcttcaGGATCCCGGGAGTGTTTCCCGAATCGCCACGCTGGCTTCTTCTCTCCGAGAGGACGGGGGACATGAATTCCTTCACTGAGCGGAGCGAGAGGCAGAGAGATGACGACAGCTTCACGGGTCGGTTTAAAAATATCTCAGTCAGGAAAATGTTTCCACATTCAAACGCAGTTTCTGCTGTACGTTTTCGGAAGGAACAAACTGTGCATTGTTGTCTGATGCAGAGTTGGACACAGATTCGTCCTCGTCTCCTGGACGTCCTCGTCTGTCCTTCCCGGAGCTGCTGCATAGCAGAAACATCTGGAAAAACCTGTGTGTGCTGGGATTCACTTCGTAAGTGATTCCTGCTAATAAGCTTTTTGCCTTATGTGCTGAAGTGCTCAAATTTCAGTCAGACAACTCTTGCaagaaaacacataaaaataatcagaattaaagtttatttcttttttatttattttcccctttattttaattatatattcatatatatatatatatatatatatatatatatatatgtatatgtgtaaaataaagagaaaaataaataaaataaagatatgtataaaataaatataaatatatataaatataatgtatatagcttctatataaatatatatatatatatatatatatatatatacacttcagcttctaaagtttggggtcagttttatttttattgttttttttttttttttaagaaattaatacttttattcaccaaggatgtattaagttaataattaaaagtttattaaaagttaataataaataatttacattgttataaaatatttgtgttttgaataaacactgtattttttaaacttgttattcatgaaagaatcctgaaaaaaaaaatcacaggttccaaaaaatatttggcagcacaactgttgatattatccaacattgatcattctaataataaatccgcatattagaatgatttctgaaggatcatgtgacacttaagactggagtaacagctgataaaaattcagcttttcatcacaggaataaattctattttaaagtatgttaaaataaaaaacattattttatattgtaaaaacatttagcaatattactgttttttttctatatttttaatcaaataaatgcagccttgatgagcataagagacttctttaatgtttaatgttgattgatttttaatgttttttttttaaatatagatataaaatttagaaatatttttactatttaaaataaccattttctaggtgaatatctgttaaaatgtaatttatttctgtgatcaaagctgaattttcagcatcattactctagtcttcagtgtcacatgatccttcagaaatcattttgtttgttttaaacataaaaataaatggtgttttttcatattagaatgatttctgaaggatcatgtgacactgaagacgggagtaacgatgctgaaaattcagctttgaaatcacaagaataaattacaatttaaaatatattcaaatagaaaacagttattttaaatagtaaaaatatttcaaaattttagtgtttttgctgtactttagattaaattaatacaggcttggtgagcagaagagacttttttaaaaatcattaaaaaaaatcttactgttcaaaaacctttgactggtagtgtatatatttatagtttttttttttaaatattgcatcatttatttcatttaacttttaaatttatttttgcatttactcTTACATTTATGTGTCTTGTATGATTATTAGGTGAACTTGTATCCTGAAGTGTCTTTTCGATTACTTTTGACTTGTGTTCAGGTTCATCTCTCACGGCATCAGTCACTGCTACAGCTCCTTCAGAGGCGACGTCAGAGGATTCACCCCCAGTTTCTATTGGACGTACCTGCTGTCTGTGTGTGCAGGGGGGCGGGGCCTGGCTGTTGCTCTGGGCAACAGTGGACAGGTTTGGTCGTCGTGGAATTCTACTTCTCGCCATGACCTTGACCGGATTGGCCTCCCTAATTCTGCTCGGATTAATGGACTGTAAGTGTTTTTTCGCTCAGTATTTCTGGGCGATATTTCAgcctaaaatctaaaaatagtcTTTCTTTTATGCGTCTTGACACATTCCTGTGAAATGTCTCGCTTTTATCCAATGCAACTTTAAAACGAGGAGCACAATAGCATAGAACGCAAAAAGTGCAAGCCATACAAAGTTTCAAACACTGTCCAATTAATTCTTCAAGGTATTTTGCTTTACAGTGTGTAACGTTGAGCTGAATGTGTCCCTGCAGATCTGAGTGAGTCAGCCATGACTGTGTTCTCCATAATGGGCCTGTTCTCGTCCCAAGCGGCCGCCTCCCTCTCTATTCTTTTCACCGCTGAAGTCATGCCCACCATCAtcaggtaaacacacacactcccgCGGGGCTGGTTACTAGCACACCCTCATAACCTCATGGTTATTTTAGC comes from the Labeo rohita strain BAU-BD-2019 chromosome 24, IGBB_LRoh.1.0, whole genome shotgun sequence genome and includes:
- the slc22a17 gene encoding LOW QUALITY PROTEIN: solute carrier family 22 member 17 (The sequence of the model RefSeq protein was modified relative to this genomic sequence to represent the inferred CDS: deleted 1 base in 1 codon); the encoded protein is MTSPPSPLASPSPCPPPPPSLPSSPTPSSPAPSSLPLPPALPPTGEVMILALGRKKQRLLIALSILPSLFLAFLLSSDPLLTLDLPFHCHLPGPSPTPQVANASLRAEKGDQELPQCKQYINGTSSGVKDCDAGYDYNVTEGLANNIVREWDLVCSRYWLVPVEEVCFILGTLTGCLGLGYMADRLGRHKSLMVSLMLAVVFGVLVCVSPSPPVFITMRFCLAAASAGVYLTLYVTRLELCDPSLRLLATMMSGLTVFAGELLLLAVALGCGSWRGLLGTGAAPLSLFLCYGIPGVFPESPRWLLLSERTGDMNSFTERSERQRDDDSFTELDTDSSSSPGRPRLSFPELLHSRNIWKNLCVLGFTSFISHGISHCYSSFRGDVRGFTPSFYWTYLLSVCAGGGAWLLLWATVDRFGRRGILLLAMTLTGLASLILLGLMDYLSESAMTVFSIMGLFSSQAAASLSILFTAEVMPTIIRGSGVGAVMALGCVGRLSSPLMDLRNHYGYFLHHVVYSSLALLAVLSILLLPESKRKPLPQTLADGEQYRRPPLVRRRRDNVPLLATPNPET